A single window of Hymenobacter sp. APR13 DNA harbors:
- a CDS encoding FAD-dependent oxidoreductase, which translates to MQIHSLDRSQPYDYVVYGASVGGILLALHYAAAGYDVLVLNAYGFPGGSVTESLSCLQQRPEAATPHARQLFGPLLANPYALVHEGPEGCVLNPEVLKISLQHALEASSVALLFHVKARALAPADADGYATLSLIGKEGEFIVRARRVFDATDAGHLTRLVRRTGQLTGARLCVFTSPVPEAAAATIQALAGLQQAVRLSDGRYWLALGLPAAHPTFVETTANDMLDTLTAALAPLQARLQIVPAETQLLYEAAPADFSGYFSCAADLLPGRAYAPHQWLQRAADLEAAVVAAQAAQPAVQ; encoded by the coding sequence ATGCAAATTCATTCGCTGGATCGTTCGCAGCCCTACGACTACGTCGTGTACGGGGCCTCGGTGGGCGGGATTCTGCTGGCGCTGCACTACGCGGCCGCCGGCTACGACGTGCTGGTGCTCAACGCTTACGGCTTTCCCGGCGGCAGCGTCACGGAAAGCCTGAGCTGCCTGCAGCAGCGGCCTGAGGCGGCCACGCCGCACGCCCGGCAGCTGTTCGGGCCGCTGCTGGCCAACCCCTACGCCCTAGTGCACGAAGGGCCGGAGGGCTGCGTGCTCAACCCGGAAGTTCTCAAAATCAGCTTGCAGCATGCGCTGGAAGCGTCGTCGGTGGCGCTGCTGTTTCACGTGAAGGCCCGCGCGCTGGCTCCGGCCGACGCCGATGGCTACGCCACACTTAGCCTGATTGGCAAGGAAGGTGAATTCATCGTGCGGGCGCGCCGCGTCTTCGATGCCACCGATGCCGGCCACCTTACGCGCCTGGTGCGCCGCACCGGCCAGCTCACCGGGGCCCGGCTGTGCGTGTTCACCAGCCCCGTGCCGGAAGCTGCCGCCGCTACCATCCAGGCCCTGGCGGGCCTGCAGCAGGCCGTACGCCTGTCCGATGGCCGCTATTGGCTGGCTCTGGGCCTGCCCGCTGCGCATCCCACGTTTGTTGAAACCACGGCCAACGATATGCTGGATACCCTGACCGCCGCGCTGGCGCCGCTGCAAGCCCGGCTGCAGATTGTGCCGGCCGAAACCCAGCTGCTTTATGAAGCTGCGCCAGCCGATTTCAGTGGCTACTTCAGCTGCGCCGCCGATTTGCTGCCCGGCCGCGCTTATGCGCCCCACCAGTGGCTGCAGCGCGCTGCCGACCTGGAGGCTGCCGTCGTGGCCGCTCAAGCCGCGCAGCCAGCAGTTCAGTAA
- a CDS encoding FAD-dependent oxidoreductase, translating to MELKQKYDVIVAGAGIAGIAAAVKAGRMGASVLLVEHYGFVGGMSTAGMVGPFMKHTVHGLPLVRGVFEDLENGMRRQNGMIDNGFYASSFRSSAYELLQAAGVTVLLHGEIARAQREGNRLAALDVLVDGREVTVAGDVFIDTTGDAQLVFLGNFPWVKGDEKTGLLQALTLFFRMGGIDIQRATDYVQANKHDFFDWMTYDFDFSKIVSVAGYWSNVRRAIAEKRLPPEIEYIFFTTLPGSGEGSFNTSNVLGLDGSSSPDLTAAELTGRNQVNQLVQLIQQELPGFENSYLVETAVQVGVRETRRAVGDYAVTGADVRNMHKFPDPVARSSYGIDIHGQKGEDSVLEHVEEGEYYEVPLRALLVQQADNLLVAGRCISSTREGHSAIRIMPTSSATGEACGALAALAVRNNQLLRDIAYERLKAEIAYNLSLDY from the coding sequence ATGGAGCTGAAGCAGAAATACGATGTGATTGTGGCTGGGGCTGGTATTGCCGGCATTGCGGCAGCCGTGAAGGCCGGGCGGATGGGCGCTTCGGTGCTGCTGGTGGAGCACTACGGCTTCGTGGGCGGCATGAGTACGGCGGGGATGGTAGGCCCGTTCATGAAGCACACCGTACACGGCCTGCCGCTGGTGCGGGGGGTGTTCGAGGACCTGGAAAACGGTATGCGCCGTCAGAACGGTATGATTGACAACGGGTTCTATGCCAGTTCTTTCCGCTCCTCGGCCTATGAGCTGCTGCAGGCGGCGGGTGTTACGGTGCTGCTGCACGGCGAAATTGCGCGGGCGCAGCGCGAAGGCAACCGCCTCGCCGCCCTCGATGTTCTCGTTGATGGCCGCGAAGTGACAGTGGCCGGAGACGTATTTATTGACACCACCGGCGACGCGCAACTGGTTTTTCTGGGCAACTTTCCGTGGGTAAAGGGCGACGAAAAAACCGGCCTGCTGCAGGCCCTGACACTGTTTTTTCGCATGGGCGGTATCGATATTCAGCGGGCCACCGACTACGTCCAGGCCAACAAGCATGACTTCTTCGACTGGATGACCTACGATTTCGACTTCTCGAAAATCGTGTCGGTGGCGGGCTACTGGAGCAACGTGCGCCGCGCCATCGCCGAAAAGCGCCTGCCCCCGGAAATCGAGTATATCTTTTTCACTACCCTGCCGGGCTCCGGCGAAGGCTCTTTCAATACCAGCAATGTGCTCGGCCTCGATGGCTCCTCCTCACCCGACCTTACAGCCGCCGAGCTCACCGGCCGCAATCAGGTAAACCAGCTGGTGCAACTGATTCAGCAGGAACTACCCGGTTTTGAAAACTCCTACCTCGTGGAAACCGCCGTGCAGGTCGGCGTGCGCGAAACCCGCCGCGCCGTCGGCGACTACGCCGTAACCGGAGCCGACGTACGCAACATGCACAAGTTTCCGGACCCAGTGGCGCGCTCCAGCTACGGCATCGACATTCACGGGCAGAAGGGCGAGGATTCCGTGCTGGAGCACGTAGAAGAAGGGGAGTACTATGAGGTGCCCCTGCGCGCCCTGCTGGTGCAGCAGGCCGACAATCTGCTGGTGGCTGGCCGTTGCATCTCTTCCACCCGGGAAGGCCACAGCGCCATCCGCATCATGCCTACTTCCTCGGCTACCGGCGAAGCCTGTGGGGCGTTGGCGGCCTTGGCCGTACGCAACAATCAACTGTTGCGGGATATTGCCTATGAGCGGTTGAAAGCGGAAATAGCGTACAATCTCAGCTTGGATTACTAG